In one Liolophura sinensis isolate JHLJ2023 chromosome 11, CUHK_Ljap_v2, whole genome shotgun sequence genomic region, the following are encoded:
- the LOC135477449 gene encoding tubulin gamma-1 chain, translated as MPREIITLQLGQCGNQIGMEFWKQLCAEHGINPEGILEDFATEGTDRKDVFFYQADDEHYIPRAVLLDLEPRVINSILNSPYANLYNPENVYLSKHGGGAGNNWASGHSQAERLYEEIFDIIDREADGSDSLEGFVLCHSIAGGTGSGMGSYMLERLNDRFPKKLIQTYSVFPNLDEISDVVVQPYNSILTLKRLTQNADCVVVLDNTALHRIAADRLHIENPTFMQINQLVSTVMSTSTTTLRYPGYMNNDLIGLIASLIPTPRLHFLMTGYTPLTTDAKVASVRKTTVLDVMRRLLQPKNMMVSTPVHRQANHCYISILNIIQGEVDPTQVHKSLQRIRERKLAQFIPWGPASIQVALSRKSPYIQTAHRVSGLMLANHTSISSLFERTLRQFDKLINRQAFLDQFKKEDIFKENLDEFDDSREVLQQLVDEYQAATRPDYLSWGLNRASETPGT; from the exons ATGCCTCGTGAAATAATAACACTGCAGCTTGGACAATGTGGGAATCAGA TTGGAATGGAATTTTGGAAACAGCTGTGTGCTGAGCATGGGATTAATCCAG AGGGAATTCTGGAAGATTTTGCAACAGAGGGAACAGATCGAAAGGATGTCTTCTTTTATCAG GCTGATGATGAACATTACATCCCCAGAGCTGTTTTGCTGGACCTGGAGCCCCGGGTTATCAACAGCATCCTGAACTCTCCCTACGCCAATTTGTATAACCCTGAAAATGTCTACCTGTCCAAACACGGGGGTGGGGCAGGTAACAACTGGGCCAGCGGTCATTCTCAG GCTGAGCGTCTATATGAGGAAATCTTTGACATCATTGACAGAGAGGCTGATGGAAGTGACAGTTTGGAG ggTTTTGTGCTGTGTCATTCCATAGCAGGGGGAACTGGCTCAGGAATGGGCTCCTACATGTTGGAGAGGCTAAACGACAG ATTTCCTAAGAAGTTGATACAGACATACTCAGTGTTCCCCAACCTGGATGAAATCTCTGATGTTGTTGTTCAGCCGTATAACTCTATCCTCACGCTGAAGAGGCTTACTCAGAATGCTGACTGTGTG GTTGTCCTGGACAATACAGCCCTGCATAGGATCGCAGCTGACAGGCTACACATAGAGAACCCCACCTTTATGCAGATTAACCAGCTG GTCTCCACTGTGATGTCAACCAGTACAACGACATTACGATACCCGGGTTACATGAACAATGACCTGATTGGTCTGATTGCCTCGCTTATCCCCACCCCTAGGCTGCACTTCCTGATGACGGGGTACACACCACTAACCACAGACGCTAAG GTAGCCAGTGTGAGAAAAACAACGGTTCTGGATGTAATGAGGAGACTTTTGCAACCCAAGAATATGATGGTGTCTACACCTGTGCACCGACAGGCCAACCACTGCTACATCTCCATACTGAACATCATTCAGGGGGAAGTGGACCCCACACAG GTACACAAGAGTTTACAGCGAATCCGTGAGCGAAAACTGGCACAGTTCATCCCGTGGGGACCAGCCAGTATCCAGGTGGCGCTGTCAAGGAAGTCCCCGTACATACAGACGGCACATCGTGTCAGTGGGCTTATGCTGGCCAACCACACCAGTATATCCTCA CTGTTTGAGCGGACCTTACGTCAGTTTGACAAATTGATCAACAGGCAGGCCTTCCTTGACCAGTTCAAGAAAGAGGACATTTTTAAGGAGAATTTGGACGAGTTTGATGATTCCCGGGAGGTTCTGCAACAGCTGGTGGATGAATACCAGGCTGCGACCAGGCCAGATTACTTGTCATGGGGTCTGAATCGA GCTTCAGAAACACCTGGCACCTGA
- the LOC135477565 gene encoding LOW QUALITY PROTEIN: reticulophagy regulator 3-like (The sequence of the model RefSeq protein was modified relative to this genomic sequence to represent the inferred CDS: inserted 1 base in 1 codon) — translation MESTNGQEPDPSIKKMEVMLKEALSPIEPLLMKVQSLLVWXNPRRSFLMLACVHGLFWFLAVTSYRVYFMMSVVAMVLFFIDMWKKKIWPEIRVPPSSPEDKDGWTPIHPRLLSVPEICQHLAELCVSGMALFDSWIMLRKDRPLPFCLMNGGICSVLAMIGHYVPGLMLSYILVISLLLWPCIIYHNLLQKIYLQGEPLFMRLDYCLKFRGRWPFKAKPSVREVRGQRLVGGEDHAEVDTDSELEEFVPSADPVTTAALARAITDSEDESGTPLSTPLLSKEPSVSDHYTDEENDKESFHDFARGINEMPSFEDVLDQTDDEGDQLTLKTKPETKEKILSSSRNPSKESTPVDGRMDAMHFVPSHFRDSDSEEEHTLTRELSFPDIAEVSETESNSAYGGSSSSLASAAAGQTIQQSLPGAVMSAALSGLTRLGESLHASVLSQPTPPHNPQNVMFSVGKSEEEEEPDHVQIAPGAHQGAGDSEEDSEYSDDTEEADDFEFLDEYELENYEKKK, via the exons ATGGAGAGCACAAACGGACAGGAACCCGATCCGAGTATCAAGAAGATGGAAGTAATGCTGAAGGAGGCTTTAAGTCCTATCGAACCCCTTTTAATGAAAGTGCAAAGCCTGTTGGTGT AGAATCCGAGGCGAAGTTTCCTCATGCTTGCATGTGTCCACGGTTTGTTTTG GTTTCTGGCAGTGACGTCTTACCGAGTGTACTTTATGATGTCTGTGGTGGCAATGGTTCTGTTTTTTATTGACATGTGGAAGAAGAAAATTTGGCCAGAAATCCGAG TGCCACCGTCTTCACCAGAGGACAAGGATGG CTGGACTCCCATTCATCCGCGATTACTGAGTGTGCCTGAGATTTGTCAGCACTTGGCTGAGCTTTGTGTTAGCGGCATGGCACTGTTTGATTCCTGGATTATGTTGAGAAAAGATCGACCTTTACCG ttttgtctaATGAACGGAGGAATCTGTTCTGTTCTAGCTATGATAGGTCATTATGTACCTGGCCTTATGCTCTCCTATATACTGG TTATCAGCCTTTTGCTCTGGCCTTGCATTATCTACCACAATCTGTTACAAAAGATCTACCTCCAGGGGGAACCACTCTTCATGAGACTGGATTACTGCCTCAAATTTCGAGGACGCTGGCCATTCAAAG CTAAGCCGTCTGTGCgagaggtcagaggtcagaggTTAGTGGGGGGTGAGGACCATGCAGAGGTTGACACAGACAGCGAACTGGAGGAGTTTGTGCCGTCCGCCGACCCTGTGACAACAGCTGCCTTAGCTCGTGCAATCACAGACAGTGAAGACGAGAGTGGAACCCCACTGTCCACACCCTTACTGTCAAAAGAGCCCTCTGTCAGCGACCACTACACTGACGAAG AGAACGACAAAGAAAGCTTCCATGACTTTGCTCGCGGGATCAACGAAATGCCATCTTTTGAAGATGTCCTGGATCAGACTGATGATGAAGGCGATCAACTCACGCTCAAAACCAAGCCGGAAACCAAGGAGAAAAttttgagttcaagtcgaaACCCCAGCAAAGAGAGTACTCCTGTGGACGGAAGGATGGATGCCATGCATTTCGTTCCTTCCCACTTTCGTGATTCTGACTCTGAAGAGGAACACACGTTGACTCGTGAGTTGTCTTTCCCTGATATCGCTGAAGTGTCAGAAACTGAATCAAACTCTGCGTACGGTGGTTCATCATCATCACTGGCGTCAGCGGCTGCCGGACAAACGATTCAGCAGTCTCTGCCAGGAGCAGTGATGTCTGCAGCGCTCTCGGGGCTGACCAGACTCGGTGAGAGCCTGCACGCTTCCGTCCTATCACAGCCCACTCCTCCTCACAATCCGCAGAATGTCATGTTTTCTGTTGGCAAATCTGAGGAAGAAGAAGAGCCCGATCATGTTCAGATTGCCCCCGGAGCTCATCAGGGTGCTGGGGACTCTGAGGAAGATTCAGAGTACAGCGATGACACCGAGGAGGCCGATGACTTTGAATTCCTGGACGAATACGAACtggaaaattatgaaaaaaagaaatag